The DNA window GGCAACCTTCGGGTCCTGCGCGACATCGAGACCGACGTTGCCGGCCGCGACGTGCTCATCGTCGACGATATCCTGGAGTCCGGCCGCACCATTTCCCACGCCAAGGCGCTGATGCTGGAGCGTGGCGCCCGCAGTGCGGATGTGGTCGTGCTTCTGGAAAAGCCCGGCAAACGCAAGGTCGAGATCGATGCCGACTACATCGGCTTCATCTGCCCAGACAAATTCGTCGTCGGCTATGGCATGGACGCGGGTCATGCTTGGCGGCAACTGCCCTATGTCGGCGTGATCGAGGAAACCGGAAACGGGCAAGGCTAGGCGGCCTTGTCGGCCGGATCGCCGGCCAGCCCGGAATTTCTCTCTCCATATCGGCCTGACGGGCCGGCCACGAATTGCCTTGCGCGCCCTCCCGGCACGATCCGGAGACAGCCGCCCGCACTGCCGCACAACTCTTTTTCAAGATTTGCAGTGCAGTTTGACGGTTAAGCGGATCGCTCCGTCTTTGGTAAAATCCGGAGCGTCTTGAGATATCCGATCAGCGAGATAAGAATATTTGTCCGATCAATCAGTCCTCGGATATCCGGGACTGGGCATCGGTCGGGAGACGGGCAGTCGTCACCCGAAAAATCGTCACTCGACACGAGACAATTTCGACCGGTCATGCGGCGGAACCGTTGGGTTCAACCGCATGCCGAACGAGGAGACCGGCAAGTCGCCGGTATTGGTCTCCTCATTGGCAACGCAAGGGAGCAAGGATTGGCGCATATTCTCCTGACAGAGGACGACGAGGCTGTCAGAGCCTTCGTGCGCCGGGCCCTGGAGATCGACGGCCATGACGTCACGCTCGCCGAGGACGGCGGCGCGGCGCTTGAAATCCTGCAATCGGGCGAAAAATTCGACCTGCTGCTCTCCGACATCATGATGCCGGTGATGGACGGTATCGGCCTCGCGCTGAATGTCGCGCGCGACTATCCGACCCTGCCGATCCTGCTGATGACGGGCTTTGCCGACCAGCGCGAACGCGCCCACAATCTCGAAGCCATCATCTACGACGTGGTGCCGAAGCCCTTCACGCTGGCGGAAATCCGCAAGGCCGTCCGCGAGGCTCTGGCGGCCGGCCCGCGCAAGCCCGAGGCCTGACAGGTCCGGGGAAAATCTCAGGCCGTCGTGTCGACCACAAGGCCCGTTCCGGGAGCCGGTGCGGCCTTCGCCGTTTCCTGGGCCGCATTGAGCATGGCAACAAGCGCGTCCCCGGCCTGCTTCTGCTGCTTGAGCGCCGCAATGCTCACGGTCTGCTGACGCGAGATCGCGTCCATGACAACGGACTGGGATGCGGAGGCGGCGTCCATCGGAGGACCTTTCAGCAACTGGCGATTGGTCCGACCCTGCCGCAGCCACCTTCACAAAGCGTTAAGATGGCCCGTCGAATCCACGCAGCCCGGCACCGGCGGCCGCAACCGTCACCGCGGACCGGAAAAGCCCGAGATGGCGAGCGGATTGTCTGTGATCGCCGCCTTGTCCGGCGTGTCGGGGGCCAATGCCCCGGTGATGCCGTCGAAAAGCTTGCGGACGAAATCCTCCGCGAGATCGTTGGTGATGAAGACGAGGCGCGTGCGGTGGTCCGCATCCGGCCAGGCGTCCAGGCGCGCCGGCGGATGGAACACCTCCTGCACGCCGTGCAGCACCAGCGGCCGGTCCGGATCCTCGGCGAGCCGCACGATCCCCTTCATCCGCAGGATGCGCGGTCCGTGCGCCGACCGCAGCAGATCGAGAAACATCTCCAGCGATCCCGCGCTGACGGCCCGGTCGGTCGCGAGGCTGAAGGAACGGATGTGATCGTCATGGCGGTTGACGTCATGACGATGGCCGTGATGCCCGCCATGAGCGCGGTCGCCGTGTTCCCCGCCATGATGCCCATGTTCATGATGCTCATGTTCATGGTGACCATGGTCGTCGTGGCCGTGAGGATGGTCCGCTTCGCCGCCCGTCTCGTAGGCCTCGGCCGCGAGCCACGCCCTGACATCCGCGATCTTGGTGTCGGCGTTCCAGAGCCCCGCGTTGAGAAGGGTCGCGGCGGTCGCCTCACCCTTGGCCGCCATGAGCCGTGGGGCTGCCGGGTTGAGCGCCGTCAGCCTGGCAACCAGTGCCGGCAGGCGTTCGGCGCCTTCCGGCAGATCGGTCTTGGTGATCACGAGCCGATCGGCGACGGCCACCTGCTTGACCGCCTCCTTGTGGGCATCGAGGGTCGCCGAGCCGTTCACCGCGTCGACCAGGGTGATCACGCCGTCGAGCCGGTAGCGCATGACGAGATAGGGATGCGCCATCACCGTCTGCAGCACGGGGGCCGGATCGGCGAGCCCCGTCGTCTCGATGACGACGCGCGTGAGCTTGTCGATGCGCTTGTTGTCGACCCCGCGCAGGAAAGTCTCCAGCGTGTTCACGAGATCGCCGCGGATGGTGCAGCACAGGCAACCGGAGGAAAGCTCCACGATGCCGTCGTCGCGCGCCGCGACGAAGAGATGATCGAGCCCGACCTCGCCGAACTCGTTGATGACGACCGCCGCGTCCTTCATCGCCGGATCGGCGACGAGCGCGTTGAGCAGCGTTGTCTTGCCGGCGCCGAGAAAGCCCGTGATGACGGTCAGCGGAATGGGTTCGGGGCGCTTGCGGGGTTCGGCCATGGCGGGAGTGTTCTCGTCGTCGGTCACGGCCTGGCCACCGGCAGCGCCGGGTCGCTCATCGTGCCCTTCAGCCGGACCGGCGCCATCGGCCGAAGGCGCGGCAGCGGGACATTGGCGCTGACGGCAACCGCGCCGGCCAGCGTCGTCTTGTCGGTGCCGTCGTCCTCGTCGTCGCTGTCGCCGACGGTGAGCGGGGCTCCGGTGCCGAGAATGGCGACCGGGACGGGTGCGGGCTCGGCCGTGGTCGGGGCAAGCACCAGCGTGCCGACCGGCTTGATGCTGCGCGCGATCTTGCCGTTCGGACCGCAAATGTCGGGACGCAGATCCACCGGATGGGACGGAACCCGGCCGGACGGTGCCAGGCGATCCAGCGTCACCTTGCGGTCGAAAAGCTTGGCGCCGCGACCGAATCCCGATTCCAGAAGCCGGGCGGCCGTCTCGTTGCGAACCTTCGTGTTCGGCTGCCCGAGGACGACCACCACGAGCCGGCGTCCGCCGCGCGTCGCGCTTGCCACCATGTTGAAGCCGGCCGAGCAGATGAAGCCCGTCTTCATGCCGTCCGCGCCGGGATATTGTTCGAGCAGCTTGTTCTGCGACTTCAGCACCTTGTCGCCGATCGAGATTGCCGGAATCCGGAACAGCACATCATATTGCGGAAAATCCCGGATCAGCGCCCGGGTCAGGATCGCCAGATCCCGCGCGGTCATCCACTGCCCCTTGTCGGGCAGACCGTTGGGATTGTCGAAGCGCGAGCCGGTCATGCCGAGACGGCGGGCCGTGTCGTTCATGCGCGCGGCGAACCCGGCCTGGCTGCCGCCGATCGTTTCGGCGATCGCCATGGCGATATCGTTGGCGGACTTGACGATCATCATCTTCAGCGCATTGTCGAGGGTGATCTGCGTGCCCGGCTGGAAGCCCATCTTGCTCGGCGCCTGCGCGTTTGCATGAGCGCTGACCGTCACGGGCGACATCAGCGAAACCTCGCCGCGCTTGATCGCATCGAAGACCACATAGGCCGTCATCAGCTTGGTCACCGAGGCCGGATACCAGGGCGCGAAGGCATTGCGCTCGGCAAGCACCTCGCCCGTCCTCACGTCGAAGAGGAGATAGGGCGCGTTGTCCCAGGCAGCGGCCCGCGCCGCCTGCGGGACCGCGAGGGTCAGGGCGACGAGGAAAGCGGCCAGAAGCCGGCGGAGAAGGAACGTCGATCGAATGGAGAGCGTCTGCATCATCTTCGGGAATTGAGTGCCGCGGGCCATGCCCCGTATTGCGCGCATGCTTTGCATGGACGTTGAGTCTTTTTAGCGGCAAGCAAGCGATCCGCATAGGGGGCGGGGCAACGAGCCCACCATTTCCGCAGCGCGCGCACCTGCCTCTTGATGTCCGATCCGGCCTTTGCGACAAGGTCAACAGCGAAGGAAACCATCGGCTTGCAGGGCACGACAGCCCTGGGGTGAGCCGCGAAAGGCATGCGGATAATGAACGCACCCGGCGGGCCGACAACACCCGATGAGATCGCTGCAGCCCCGCCGAGCCCGTCGCCGCGCTTGCAGCGGGCGCGCGGCGCCGCCGTCGTGACCTTCAAGCACCGGGATGGCACGACCCGCCTCGACCGCCTGTTCCAGGACGGCTGCTGCAAGATCCGCCTGCCCAGGGTTCATGACGGAGAGCCCGTCGCCGTGCTCCTCAACACCGCCGGCGGCGTCACCGGCGGCGATCGCCTGTCCTACGAGGTCGGCTGGGGCGACGGTGCCTGCGCAACGGCGACGACGCAGGCCGCCGAGCGCATCTACCGCCGCAGCGAGGGGCTGGGGCGGATCGAGAACACCCTGACCGTCGGCGCCGGCGCCAGGGCCCTGTGGCTGCCGCAGGAAACCATCGTCTTCGACCGGGCCGGTCTCGACCGCTCGCTCGACATCGATCTTGCCCATGACGCGGCGCTGACCGCCGTCGAAAGCGTCGTCCTCGGCCGCACGGCGATGGGCGAGAGCGTGCGCGAGGCAACGATCCTCGACCGCTGGCGGCTGCGGCGGACCGGGCCGGACGGCAAGTCCCGCCTGGTCTATGCCGACAATTTCCGCCTCGTCGGCGACAGCCGGGACATCCTGAAAGGCGCCGCCACCGGCCGGGGCGCGGCCGCCTATGCCACGCTCGTCCATGCCGCGCCCGACGCCGAGGGCCGGCTCGACGAACTGCGCGCGCTGGTGGAGACCGCCGGCAACACTCTCCTTGATGCCGGAACCACCGCCTTCGACGGCCTGCTCGTCGCCCGCTTCCTTGCCACGGACGGGCGCGCCTTGCGCGATTGCCTCATTTCCGTGCTTGAAAATTTCTCAGGCAAAACGGTGCCAAGGGTCTGGCATTGCTGACCGGGTTCGGATTAGCTTGAGCCTCGAAATCAAGGTCGATGCGCGCCCTTCAGCGTCGGGCAAGCGCATGCGAAGCCGCCTCCCGGCGGCGGGACAAAGAGAGGGCTCGGGACGGCATGAACCTCACTCCGCGCGAAAAGGACAAGCTGCTCATCTCGGTGGCCGCGATGGTCGCCCGCAAGAGGCTCGAACGGGGCGTCAAGCTCAACTATCCCGAAGCCGTGGCCCTCATCTCCGACTTCGTCATGGAAGGCGCGCGCGATGGCCGCTCCGTTGCCGAACTGATGGAAGCCGGCGCCACCGTGATCACCCGCGACCAGGTGATGGACGGCATTGCCGAGATGATCCACGACGTGCAGGTCGAGGCGACATTTCCGGACGGCACCAAGCTTGTGACGGTGCACGAGCCGATCAGGTGATCGCAATTCGGCATTCAGGAGGCAGAGTCCCATGATCCCAGGTGAAATCTTCCCCGCGGCCGGCGAGATCGAGCTCAACGCCGGCCTTCCGACGATCACGATGGATGTCTCCAACACCGGCGACCGGCCGGTGCAGGTCGGCAGCCACTACCATTTCGCCGAGACCAATCCGGCGCTTTCCTTCGACCGGGCCGAAGCGAGGGGCATGCGCCTCGACATTCCCTCCGGCACGGCGGTGCGCTTCGAGCCAGGCCAGACGCGCTCCGTCACCCTCGTCCCCTTCCAGGGCGACAGGAAAGTCTTCGGCTTCCGCCAGGACGTGATGGGAGCGCTCTGAGCGATGCGTCTTGCCGGCCTCACCGCATCCATGTTGCTGCTCGCCGCGGCTCCGCCCGCCCTCGCGCAAGAGCGCGCCGGACGACTGCGGCAACGCGCAGACCCAGCTCGAGATCAACGATTGCGTCGCCCGCGACTACGACCGGGCCGACGCCGAGCTCAATGCGGTCTGGAAGAAGGCCATCGCCGAGATGAAGTCGATCGACGCCGACCTGCCGCCGGAACAGAGCGGGGCAGCCGATGCGCTGCTGAAGTCGCAGCGCGCCTGGATCGCCTATCGTGACGGCCAGTGCGAGGCGGCCGGCTTCCAGTTTGTCGGCGGCTCCATTCGTGGCTCGACCGTCGGAGGGTGCCTCGCCGACCTGACGCGAAAGCGTACCGCGGAACTGCAGACGTTCCTGGAGACGAACTAGGTCTCTCGAATGGCCCGTCGGCCTCAGGCCGCAAGACGTGAACCGGAACCAACGATGACGATGACGCTGAAGGGATCCTGCCATTGCGGTGCCGTGCGCTTCTCCGTGGAGAGCCACACGCCCTATCCCTATCAGCGCTGCTATTGCTCGATCTGCCGCAAGACCGGTGGCGGCGGAGGCTATGCCATCAACATCATGGGCGTCGCCGAGACGCTGAAGGTCGAGGACGAGAATGCGCTCGGCGTGCTGCATGCGAAGATCTACGCCGACGACGGCTCCTGCGAGGTGAGCAGCGGTCAGCGTCACTTCTGCACCAAATGCGGCTCTTCCCTGTGGCTCTATGACGACAGCTGGCCGGATCTGGTGCATCCGATGGCCTCCGCCATCGACACCGATCTGCCGGCAGCCCCGGAAAGCGTCCACCTCATGCTGAAATACAAGGCCTCCTGGGTCGACGTGCAGCGCGGCCCGAAGGACCGGTATTTCGACGGCTATCCCGCGCAGTCGATCGAGGACTGGCACAAGAACCGCGGGCTCTGGATCGAATGATCAGGCCCGATTGCCCGCAAGGCGGCATGCGCCGAAGCGATTGTTGAACCGACGGAATTGATGACGACTTTTGAAGTCGGCGGAACGTAAAGAGACGGAG is part of the Hartmannibacter diazotrophicus genome and encodes:
- a CDS encoding urease accessory protein UreD encodes the protein MNAPGGPTTPDEIAAAPPSPSPRLQRARGAAVVTFKHRDGTTRLDRLFQDGCCKIRLPRVHDGEPVAVLLNTAGGVTGGDRLSYEVGWGDGACATATTQAAERIYRRSEGLGRIENTLTVGAGARALWLPQETIVFDRAGLDRSLDIDLAHDAALTAVESVVLGRTAMGESVREATILDRWRLRRTGPDGKSRLVYADNFRLVGDSRDILKGAATGRGAAAYATLVHAAPDAEGRLDELRALVETAGNTLLDAGTTAFDGLLVARFLATDGRALRDCLISVLENFSGKTVPRVWHC
- a CDS encoding urease subunit beta — its product is MIPGEIFPAAGEIELNAGLPTITMDVSNTGDRPVQVGSHYHFAETNPALSFDRAEARGMRLDIPSGTAVRFEPGQTRSVTLVPFQGDRKVFGFRQDVMGAL
- the hpt gene encoding hypoxanthine phosphoribosyltransferase encodes the protein MTSAPITVLYSASLIDARVQALATEIGTAGYDRLVVVALLKGSFIFAADLLRALHGVGLEPEVDFMTISSYGAEQVSSGNLRVLRDIETDVAGRDVLIVDDILESGRTISHAKALMLERGARSADVVVLLEKPGKRKVEIDADYIGFICPDKFVVGYGMDAGHAWRQLPYVGVIEETGNGQG
- a CDS encoding lysozyme inhibitor LprI family protein → MPASPHPCCCSPRLRPPSRKSAPDDCGNAQTQLEINDCVARDYDRADAELNAVWKKAIAEMKSIDADLPPEQSGAADALLKSQRAWIAYRDGQCEAAGFQFVGGSIRGSTVGGCLADLTRKRTAELQTFLETN
- a CDS encoding CobW family GTP-binding protein, yielding MAEPRKRPEPIPLTVITGFLGAGKTTLLNALVADPAMKDAAVVINEFGEVGLDHLFVAARDDGIVELSSGCLCCTIRGDLVNTLETFLRGVDNKRIDKLTRVVIETTGLADPAPVLQTVMAHPYLVMRYRLDGVITLVDAVNGSATLDAHKEAVKQVAVADRLVITKTDLPEGAERLPALVARLTALNPAAPRLMAAKGEATAATLLNAGLWNADTKIADVRAWLAAEAYETGGEADHPHGHDDHGHHEHEHHEHGHHGGEHGDRAHGGHHGHRHDVNRHDDHIRSFSLATDRAVSAGSLEMFLDLLRSAHGPRILRMKGIVRLAEDPDRPLVLHGVQEVFHPPARLDAWPDADHRTRLVFITNDLAEDFVRKLFDGITGALAPDTPDKAAITDNPLAISGFSGPR
- a CDS encoding response regulator translates to MAHILLTEDDEAVRAFVRRALEIDGHDVTLAEDGGAALEILQSGEKFDLLLSDIMMPVMDGIGLALNVARDYPTLPILLMTGFADQRERAHNLEAIIYDVVPKPFTLAEIRKAVREALAAGPRKPEA
- a CDS encoding D-alanyl-D-alanine carboxypeptidase family protein: MARGTQFPKMMQTLSIRSTFLLRRLLAAFLVALTLAVPQAARAAAWDNAPYLLFDVRTGEVLAERNAFAPWYPASVTKLMTAYVVFDAIKRGEVSLMSPVTVSAHANAQAPSKMGFQPGTQITLDNALKMMIVKSANDIAMAIAETIGGSQAGFAARMNDTARRLGMTGSRFDNPNGLPDKGQWMTARDLAILTRALIRDFPQYDVLFRIPAISIGDKVLKSQNKLLEQYPGADGMKTGFICSAGFNMVASATRGGRRLVVVVLGQPNTKVRNETAARLLESGFGRGAKLFDRKVTLDRLAPSGRVPSHPVDLRPDICGPNGKIARSIKPVGTLVLAPTTAEPAPVPVAILGTGAPLTVGDSDDEDDGTDKTTLAGAVAVSANVPLPRLRPMAPVRLKGTMSDPALPVARP
- a CDS encoding urease subunit gamma: MNLTPREKDKLLISVAAMVARKRLERGVKLNYPEAVALISDFVMEGARDGRSVAELMEAGATVITRDQVMDGIAEMIHDVQVEATFPDGTKLVTVHEPIR
- a CDS encoding GFA family protein; the encoded protein is MTMTLKGSCHCGAVRFSVESHTPYPYQRCYCSICRKTGGGGGYAINIMGVAETLKVEDENALGVLHAKIYADDGSCEVSSGQRHFCTKCGSSLWLYDDSWPDLVHPMASAIDTDLPAAPESVHLMLKYKASWVDVQRGPKDRYFDGYPAQSIEDWHKNRGLWIE